From the genome of Desulfobaculum xiamenense:
GACCTCGGCGGTCATGCACTTGGCGAGGGTTTCGGCGTATTCGGCCACCTTCTCGCTGTGCTCGGAAAAATCGACGGCGCAGAGAATCCTGTTGACCTGAATCATCACGCTCCTCCTGTGGTGTTCTCCCCGGCCCGCGTCAGACGGCGCGTGGCCGTACGGTCAGTACGGGGCAGAAGGAGCTTCGCACGACCTTTTCGGCCACGGAGCCGAAGATGATGCGGTCGACGCCCTGCCGCCCGTGGGTGCCGATGACGATGAGATCGGCACTCATGTTCCTTGCCTCGCCCAGTATCTCCTGGGCCGGATAGCCCGCGGTGACGCGGGGGGTGACCTTCATGCCGGGAAAGCGCTCGGCCACGAAGGCGCGCATGCGTTCGGCCGCGCCCTTCATGATGCCGCCGACGAGATCCTCGATGTGGGTCAGGGGGACGTCGAAGCTGAGATACTGGTCGAAGGAGGGGGCGGCGTAGAGGACGGTGAGTTCAGCGCCGGTGGATTTGGCGAGGGCGAGGGCGTAGTCGGCCACGATGGGGCTGTGTTCCGAGAAATCTATGGCACAGAGGATTCTGCGGATCGTTGGCATGTGCGCCTCCGGTGTGTCCGGACCGTCGGCGCGGGGCCGACGGTCCGGATGCTTCATCCGGTCTGTCAGCTCTGGGGACGGATGGTCAGGACCGGGCAGGCCGAGCCCTTGACCACCTTCTCGGCCACGGAACCGAAGAGTATGCGGTCGATACCCTTGCGGCCATGCGTGCCGATGACGATCATGTCCACCTTTTCGTTGTGTGCCGTTTCGAGGATTTCCTCGGCGGCGTATCCGGTGGCGACCCTTCCGGTCACGGATACGTCGGTGAAGTTCTCGTCGATGAAGGTGTCCATGGTCATTTCGGCCCCGGACACGATCTCCCCGACGAAATTCTCGATGCTCGACGGCGGGACGTGAAATCCTACATACTGGTTGAGGGACGGTGCGACGTAGAGAACGATGATCTCCGCATTCATGCACTTTGCGAGGGCCTGGGCATATGAGGCAACGCTCGGGCTGTAATCGGAAAAGTCGACGGCGCACAGAATCCTGTTCACTTGAACCATGTCATTCCTCCGGTTGGTGCTTGCGCCCACAAGCCGCTACGGGCTGTCCTCCCTTTACGGGTACGATGGAGAAACCAATTGGCAAATCAGGATGTTCACACAATACAAGTAACCGCACGAAGGCTTGTTAGACAAGGAGTTTTTTATCCAGTATGTTGTCGGACATGGGCTGGCTGGGCGACTTGAGCGAGTCTGCCTCGCGGCGCGGCGGTTTCTCCACCGGGCCATGCGCGGGGAAAAAAATGCCGAGGGCCCAGCGGCGAAGTCCTTTAAAATCAGTATGTTGCGAATGCGTTCCTCGTTGGCAAGCTATTTGCTTCACACGTGGAAACACCATACGGGATAGGAGTGTGCCATGAAAATCCGTCCTGATCAGATCAAGGCCTATGAGCAGGAACAGGCCAAGCAGAAGCGCGTCCATGGGGACGACGAGGAGTTCGGCCGCCTGCTCGCCGGCGAGATCGGGAAGAGTGGGGAAGCGTCCAAGACGCGGGGCGCGGTTCCCACACCTCCCCTGTCCGGTCTGCTGACCGGCCAGATTCTCGCGGCGCAGGGCGCAAACCGGTCCGGTGAATCCGCGCAGACGGGGCGAGAAGCCATGGAGAAGTTGGAAACCGTTCTGGACGAATGGGAAAATTATGCCGAAAATCTCGGCTCCGCCAGCACCAACCTGCGTCAGGCCGAGGGAACCCTTCGGGGCATCGAGAACGGCATTGCCGGTATCCGCGAGAAGTGGCCCGGCCTCGCCAAGGACAATCCCGGCATGAACGCCCTCGTCGACGAAGTGGAGATTATGGCCGTCACGGAACGCATCAAGCTCAACCGGGGCGACTACATCGAATAGCGCCCGATAGCGACGGTCCATCGGACGGACACCGTCGCGCCACGAACCAACGCCGAAGCCAGCGGGTCACACGGATGTGGCCCGATATTCGGAGAGCGCCGCATAGCGGGGGCCGCCGGGCGTCAGACGGCTCCGCCACAGTACGAAACGGTCCACGGTCACCGTGGGCCATTCCATTTTCCCGAACTCCGAAAGCATATCACTCCACGGATCGCGTCCGGCATCCTTCACCCGGCACACGGTGAGATGCGGCGAGAATCCGCGTGCCTCCGGCGTAAAGCCCACGGGCGTGAGCGCCTCTTCCACGGCCCGCGCCAATCCGGCGAGTTCCTCGCCGCCTTGCGCC
Proteins encoded in this window:
- a CDS encoding universal stress protein, whose amino-acid sequence is MVQVNRILCAVDFSDYSPSVASYAQALAKCMNAEIIVLYVAPSLNQYVGFHVPPSSIENFVGEIVSGAEMTMDTFIDENFTDVSVTGRVATGYAAEEILETAHNEKVDMIVIGTHGRKGIDRILFGSVAEKVVKGSACPVLTIRPQS
- a CDS encoding universal stress protein, with amino-acid sequence MPTIRRILCAIDFSEHSPIVADYALALAKSTGAELTVLYAAPSFDQYLSFDVPLTHIEDLVGGIMKGAAERMRAFVAERFPGMKVTPRVTAGYPAQEILGEARNMSADLIVIGTHGRQGVDRIIFGSVAEKVVRSSFCPVLTVRPRAV